One stretch of Cololabis saira isolate AMF1-May2022 chromosome 15, fColSai1.1, whole genome shotgun sequence DNA includes these proteins:
- the LOC133460994 gene encoding zymogen granule membrane protein 16-like codes for MLFVAFLALLAVCAASEVGPQYSFSPPLGSGSGSPYTVTGEGRITAIRVWESYNSNIRGFQFRYGFVWSPVGGYTYGTAKEIELYEGEAIVQVSGKYRHYLESVVFTTNQGRSLYAGQPYGHSFNMYPEHRDAELVFISGRVHGAITSIGTHWAVVNPSFNSTAGH; via the exons atgcttttcgttgcATTTCTTGCACTCCTGGCAGTTTGTGCTGCATCTGAGG TTGGGCCTCAATACTCATTCTCCCCACCGCTGGGGTCAGGAAGTGGCAGCCCATACACCGTCACTGGAGAGGGAAGGATCACTGCCATAAGAGTATGGGAATCCTACAATAGCAACATCCGagg CTTCCAGTTCCGCTACGGCTTCGTCTGGTCTCCCGTTGGTGGTTACACTTATGGAACTGCCAAAGAAATAGAGTTGTATGAAGGTGAAGCCATCGTGCAGGTGTCTGGGAAGTACCGTCACTATCTGGAGTCTGTGGTCTTCACTACCAACCAGGGCCGCTCCCTGTACGCGGGCCAGCCTTATGGTCACTCCTTCAACATGTACCCTGAACACAGAGACGCAGAACTGGTCTTCATCAGCGGTCGGGTGCATGGAGCCATCACCTCCATTGGGACTCACTGGGCTGTTGTTAATCCATCCTTCAACAGCACAGCTGGACACTAA